GATACAGAAATTGAACTTCTAAATCAAATGCAAATCAATCAAGATGAGAAGGAAATAAAAAAACAGGTAATTTAAATCCTAAAGATGTCAGAATATCATTTGGTCCATTTGCAAACTCATTTTGACATACAGCATGACAAAATAATAAAACTCCTGAAGAATTAGCTTCTGTATTTGAAAAAATTGGAGAAAAATATCAAACTAAAAAATTAGATTTTTATTTTGCTGCACCATATTTATCTGCATCAGGACAATATGCTGATTCTCAAAGACTTTTAGCTTCAGCATTAAAGATTTTAATAGAACGTGATTCTGCATGAGATATTCAATTATCATTAGTTACTTCTTCAAAAGATGGAGTTTCAATTAATAGCGGTTTTTTTAGTAATAATCCAAATGAAAAAGGAAACTTAAAACTAATTGGTGATGAGGCTTTTCCACTATATAACTTTACAAAATATCTAGGAATGAATTTTAAACTAAATATGGTTTATGGTTATTCTGAAAAACAAATAAATGATGATGAAAATTGGGAATTGAAATTAATTCAGGAAGCTTCAGTTAAAACAAGAGATAATTGAATTAAACTTAACAACGTTTTAAATCCAAGCGCTGAAATTACAGCTAATTCTACATGAGGAAATGATGGTTCAGGTGTTGTTAATGGAATTTCTGCAGAAGATAAAAAATCAGTTTCAAAGAGAATGAAAATTACTCCTTGAATTGGTAGAAGAGCAGAAGTTCCAAATTGAAGTTTTACTACTAAAGATGCTGAAAACTTAAGAAAATTTGCTAGTGAAGAAAATTTTGGAGCAGTTGGAATGTTTTACCTATCAAGAGATATTCCAAGTGAATATAAACCTAATCACAACAATACAGGAGATTTAAATGCTCTTGATCAAAACATTAGGTCAGGAATGGGATTTTCAAAATACTCATTTGCTGGAGCTTTAAATGGAACAAAAGAAGATATTAAAGAAGAAGATACTAATGATATAGAAGAAATTATCAAACGTGGTGGAATTGATTATGATAAACAAATTAGAAATAATAATGCTTTAGATCAAGTTAATCAACAACCTGGACAAGGTTGAGATGGACCAAGTATTGGTGGAGAAAACGGCGGATCTGGTGCTGGTGGTTCTGAAAGTGGTGGAAACATAGTTTCGCCACCACCAACTGGTAAAGGTAAAAGTGCTTATAAAACATGAGATGAAGCTAACCCGAACAGAAATGGTAAAAAGATTAAGGATAAACATAAAGCGAATAAAACTACATATTTTTCACCTTATTTAGATGCTGGTTTATATGAAGGTAATAATATTTCAGAAATGAAACATTTAGATCATTTAACTTTAGCTTTTGTTCAACAAGTTAATGAACATAGTAATCATTTAGAATTATCTATTGCTGGACAAGCTAAGAATAATGCTTCATATCAATGATGAGAAGAAACTCAATTATGAGGTAAAATGTTAAAACCTATTTCTGATGCTGGAAACTTTAAGAATATTAAAGTAGCTTATGGTGGTGCAACTACAGGTGGATATACTGAAAAAAATCCTTGAACATTAGCAAATAAATTACATCAAAATAATTCTCAACAAGCTCAAGAAGATTTAAGAAAAGCTTTAATAAATTATCAAAAGGAATTAGTTAAAATTGCTGAAAAATATGGTAATAAAAAATACGAAATGCCTAAATCAATTGATTTTGATATTGAAGGAAATGCGCAAAATTTAGGTAATGATAATATTTTATTAGCTAAAACTTTGGCTAAAATGAAAAAAGCAGACCCTGCATGAAATTTTTCAGTAACCTTACCAGTTTTACCATCAGGTTTAACAAGCGTAGGATATAATGTAATGAATATATTTGTTAAAGAATATAAAGCTGCAGGGCTTTCAATTTCAGACTTGCCAGTAATTAACTTAATGTTAATGGACTATGGTGACCCTATTTATTTATCAGCTTTAGCTGATCGGAAAACTAATTTTGATTTGGCAAAAGATGCTATTGATAATACTGTAATTAATTTAAAAAGATCAATTTTAGAAAACTTTAAAGAGTCAGTCAATGAAAATCAATTATATAGCTTAATTGGTGTAACTCCAATGATTGGTGTTAATGATACTGTTGAAGGTGTGTTTACAGATGAAGATGCTAAAGAATTATATAACTGAGCACAAGAAAAAAAACTTGCTTACTTATCAATGTGATCAATGAATGATGATAGAGGAAAATCATTAGATGGAAAAGAAATTAATAAATCTTTATTAACTCATGGTCTATGATACTTAAATCAATATGATTTTAGTAAAATATTTGTTGGTGATTGATCATCAATTCAAAAATAACTTAAAAAAACTAATCAGCTCAATGATTAGTTTTTTTATTCATATAAAGAAAGTTTTTGAAAAATTAGTTCAATGTCAAAAGCAGTAAAATTACTTACTATTTTGTTTACTTTTTCAATTCTCTTTTCATCCTCGTCTTCAAAATTTATAATAACATATAATAATTGTGAAATAATTTCGCTATCTTTATCAGTTAGATAACAAAAATGAAAATAATTATTTCTTATTATTTTCAAATTTTTATTATTTATTTTAAATTTATATTTTTTGTTAAAGTTATTACAATTTATTTTTCTAGAATTTAATTTAAAAATTAATTTTAAAATATTTTTGTTTTTTTTAATTTGAAATTGATTAATAAGTGTATTATATTCTTCAATTGTAAATTCTTTTTTATTTTTAAATATATGTTTATTAAGTCCATAAGGTTTAATTTTTTTTATATCTGTTATTTTATTTAATATAATAAATATTTTTTTGTTTTCTCAGTTCTTAAAATTAAAACAAACTTTCATTTTTTCATAATCAAAAGTTATTTCTAGATTATTTTTTTCATTTAAATTAAATTTAATTTTAAAAAAATAATTTATTATAATTGATATTTGTTCATTTTTTGCTAAGTCTCAAATATTTTTATTTGTTGATAGTTCTTCGGAGAATGAAAATATTTCTTTTAGTCCATTATTATTGTTATTGTTAAGTCAGCTAAAAAAAACAGTTAAATATCTATCTAAAAATTCATCATTTAAACTTGAAGTTAATTGAGTGTGTTTTTTATTTAAAAAAAGCCTCAAATATTCGCTTTCATTAGTAGATTTATCTAAATTTTCAATTAATAAAAGAAGTTGTTCTTTGTATAAAAATAAAGATAATAGTTCAATTAAATTACTTTCACTATAATTATTTAAATTATTAAATTTCTTTTTTCTTTCAGGGTGAAAAATTAAATGCCTTAATTCTATAATATTATCGATTTTATTTTTAATTTCATTTTCTGAAATTTCATATAATGAATTAATTAAAATGAATTTTTTTAAAGCTTTAGAAAAATCTAAGTTTTTTATTATTTTAAAATTAAATTTATAATCATTAAAAATAATTCCGTTTAAAATACATATATTATTTAAGGCACAGTTGATGAAAGGGATAAATCTATGTCATTTTGTCATTTTAAAACCTATTTTCTATTTAACATACGCAAAAAAAGGACCCTTTTTAGTTCAGAGATCCTTTTGTACATTATTATAATAACTTTTAAAAAATGATAAGTCAAGTTTATTTTATAATTTTTTATTAAAAAATGTAAAACTTATAAAAATGGATAATACTATTGCAAATATGAATTCAAAATAATATATTATTGCGAAAAAATTAGCTCCACTTTTTTGAATAAAATTATAAATCTTTCCATTTTTTAAATTTATGAAATGTTTTGAATAGCTAATATATTCATCTGTAAAACTTTTTAAAAGTTGAACTTTTTAATCTTCAATATTATTTGCATCTTTAATTTTAAATAATATTTACGAATTAAAATTGGAACTACAACACTTATGAGAAAATAATCTCATAGGAATTGCAGTTTTTTTGATACAAAAAAGCAACCCCTTGACCGACTAAAGCCCAAAGGAGTTACCATGAATAATTATAAACAAATTTCTTTAAAAGAAAGAACATTAATTGAATATCTTATTAAATGTTCAAAATAAATCAGTTTCTTTCATAGCTAAAGAACTAAATAGAAATAGATCAACGTTTTACAGAGAAATCAAAAGAAATAAAGCAGCTGTAATTTATAAAGCTAAAGATGCGCAATTTACTAGAGACATTAATAACACCTTATCTCATCTAAATGAAATAAATAAATATAAGGAATTCTTAAGATTTCTTTATGCAAATTTTAATCCAAAAAGCTTTAGTATTGATGTTTGCGTTTTTAAGGCCAAAGAACTTGGAATCAAAATCCCAACAACTCAAACTGTTTACAATTGAATTAAAAATAAACAAATAAAAATAAAATCAAAAGACTTGCTTAGACCTAGGTTTTGATGAAGAAAGTCTAGTAAATATAAGAAATATATATGAGAAATTTCAAAAATGAACTCTATTCCAATTACTTATAGACCTAAAAATATTAATAAAAGAAAAGACGTAGGTCATTTTGAAATAGATTTGGTTGTGGGTGCAGGTAACACTTCAAAAGCAATAATTACGCTTGTTGAAAGAGTTACCAGAAAAGGTTTTGCGATTAAGTTAGAAAACAAAACCATGAAGCATACAAATGAAAAGTTAAAAGAGTTAATTGCAAAAGAAAATTTAAACATTAAATCAATTACAAAAGATAATAGAATGGAGTTTAATCTTTTACATGAAGTTACACAAGAATTAAATGTTCCACTTTATACATGTAATACGTATGTTTCTTGTGAAAAAGGCACTAATGAAAACTTTAATGGATTAATCAGAAGATATTTA
The Mesoplasma entomophilum DNA segment above includes these coding regions:
- a CDS encoding IS30 family transposase; this encodes MNILLNVQNKSVSFIAKELNRNRSTFYREIKRNKAAVIYKAKDAQFTRDINNTLSHLNEINKYKEFLRFLYANFNPKSFSIDVCVFKAKELGIKIPTTQTVYNWIKNKQIKIKSKDLLRPRFWWRKSSKYKKYIWEISKMNSIPITYRPKNINKRKDVGHFEIDLVVGAGNTSKAIITLVERVTRKGFAIKLENKTMKHTNEKLKELIAKENLNIKSITKDNRMEFNLLHEVTQELNVPLYTCNTYVSCEKGTNENFNGLIRRYLPKKTNFRNLKDDNIIEILNEINKMPRKILNYKSALEFYETFG
- a CDS encoding lipoprotein; the encoded protein is MKKLLSLLAAVTLTATSASAVISCGTGKPGKINLIDLSTIELDIKLLNKITENDILNSLKRIEGLENIELNIDVTIKIEPSDQTKEGLIIIKSVKGSKYIKNDSSKVIIIEKIREELDLGEVDNNNDETIISAFKSKVSNLDGDNLKILNKTSTLAIILDKKTKIEYKVLFIIKNESKLGESKTKSVKNQDWQKVLKTDYSNSVKNYSSYSLLDNDQSTLGSKNVINNHLSKNLQFTPYADMGIVEDTSEYLLKNKGVSQASRNIAMESLKDTNAVYNDLGELAGNKNIFTQDTEITLGFMQNASDTGELVPMWNAAPSNGGNGILDDKGSETEYAKWFNDRYRNWTSKSNANQSRWEGNKKTGNLNPKDVRISFGPFANSFWHTAWQNNKTPEELASVFEKIGEKYQTKKLDFYFAAPYLSASGQYADSQRLLASALKILIERDSAWDIQLSLVTSSKDGVSINSGFFSNNPNEKGNLKLIGDEAFPLYNFTKYLGMNFKLNMVYGYSEKQINDDENWELKLIQEASVKTRDNWIKLNNVLNPSAEITANSTWGNDGSGVVNGISAEDKKSVSKRMKITPWIGRRAEVPNWSFTTKDAENLRKFASEENFGAVGMFYLSRDIPSEYKPNHNNTGDLNALDQNIRSGMGFSKYSFAGALNGTKEDIKEEDTNDIEEIIKRGGIDYDKQIRNNNALDQVNQQPGQGWDGPSIGGENGGSGAGGSESGGNIVSPPPTGKGKSAYKTWDEANPNRNGKKIKDKHKANKTTYFSPYLDAGLYEGNNISEMKHLDHLTLAFVQQVNEHSNHLELSIAGQAKNNASYQWWEETQLWGKMLKPISDAGNFKNIKVAYGGATTGGYTEKNPWTLANKLHQNNSQQAQEDLRKALINYQKELVKIAEKYGNKKYEMPKSIDFDIEGNAQNLGNDNILLAKTLAKMKKADPAWNFSVTLPVLPSGLTSVGYNVMNIFVKEYKAAGLSISDLPVINLMLMDYGDPIYLSALADRKTNFDLAKDAIDNTVINLKRSILENFKESVNENQLYSLIGVTPMIGVNDTVEGVFTDEDAKELYNWAQEKKLAYLSMWSMNDDRGKSLDGKEINKSLLTHGLWYLNQYDFSKIFVGDWSSIQK